The Flavobacteriales bacterium nucleotide sequence CCATCATATACGCGGCCCTCGGAACCAGCGTTTACTTCATTATTGACAACAACCGCCAGTACAATGAATTCAAACAGGCCTACATCGATCGGCAAGATGGCATCGAAGACGATTACCCTCAGTATACCGATGACAACCTCATCACCCTGATCGATTTTTACCGTCGAAACCGCGATTTCAGCGTGATCCTTACGGCCGGAATTTACATGATAAACCTGCTCGACGCTATGGTCGATGCCCACCTCTACGAATTCGATGTTTCGGACGAGCTCTCCATCAAAGTGAGTCCACATGTACAGTTTACCCCACAATCGGGGTATAACCCCTCGGTCGGATTCACCCTAAAGTTTTAACTTAGCCCGCTATGAAGATCGCCCTCCTCGGTTACGGAACCATGGGTCGCGAAATCGAAGCCATAGCGCTCGAGCGCGGCCACAGCATACCGATCAAGATAACCTCTCAAAATCGTAGCAAACTGACTAATGAAGACCTCGCCAACTGCGATGTCGCCATCGATTTCAGTAAGCCCGAATCTGCCGTAGACCTCATCGAATGGTCCTTGCGCAACGGAGTGCCTACGGTGAGCGGAACTACCGGATGGCTCAATGATTGGGAAAAGATCATGGCCCTGCGGGCCGATGTGAACGGCGCGTTCTTCTACGCCTCTAACTTTAGTTTAGGAGTAAACGTGTTCTTTGCTGTGAATCAACGGCTCGCCGAACTTATGAATCCGTTTGAAGATTACGACGTAAACATGACCGAGATCCACCACACGCGAAAAAAGGACGCTCCAAGCGGGACTGCTATCACCTTGGCCGAAGATGTAATCGAGCGCGTTGAGAGATTGCAGGGTTGGACATCCGCCCGAGAGGGCGAAATAAATAAACTCCCTATCCGTTCTGAACGAGAGGGCGACGTGCCCGGAACCCACGAGATCGTTTACGAGAGCTTTATCGATAAAATAACCTTACGGCACGAGGCTAAGAACCGAAAAGGGTTCGCACTTGGAGCCGTACTAGCCGCTGAATGGCTGCCCGGAAAAACGGGGAGCTTTGGCATGAAAGACCTATTGAACCTATGACCTGGACCGGTTTCTTACTCGGTATGGCGATCCTGCAAGTGATTCGCTTCGCATACTACCAGCCTTTCTTTCAAAAGATAGAACAACCTACGCTGCCTTTGTTGGTGCCGATTTACGGCGAACTCCTCATTCTTAAAATGCTGAAACGCCCTTGGTGGTGGGTCATTCTGCTGTACCTACCCATGGTGAGCTGGATCATGTGGATGGTGGTATTCGCCGAAACCCTGCAGGTCTTTGAACGCCGGAGCACTGCAGACCGCGTACTCGCGATCTTCACCTTGGGAATCTACATGCCGGTCATCGGGCGGTCAAAAGAAGCGAAGTACGAAGGCCCGCGACTCCGGGGCGATAAAAGCGGAAACCGCGAGTGGATAGAAGCCGTGACCTTTGCCATTGTAGCCGCCACTGTGATCCGAACATTCACAATTGAAGCGTATACGATCCCGACCTCGTCTATGGAAAAATCCATGATGATCGGTGACTTCTTGTTCGTGTCGAAAATGAGCTACGGCCCACGAATGCCCATGACACCGCTTAGCTTACCGCTCATGCACAACACGGTACCACTGCTCGGATTCCCATCATTCGTCGATTGGGTCGAGTTCGACTATCACCGTTTACCGGGATTTAGCAAAGTGAAGAACAACGATATCGTAGTATTCAACTACCCGATGGACAGCGATTTGCCCGTTGATAAGCGCACCAACTACATTAAAAGATGTGTAGGTACGCCAGGCGATAGTATCCGAATTGATCGGTCGACCCTGTTCGCCAACAGCGACACGGTTTGGCTTCCGGAACGTGCGGCTCCTCAGCTGACCTACCTGGTTAAGACGAACGGACAGGGATTCAACCGCAAGACCTTACTCGAAATGGATATTACAGAGGGCGGCCAAAGTTCTCGGACCGATTTCATTTTCTTGCTGACCAAGGAGAATGTGAAACGCATACGTCAGTTTTCGAACGTGCTCAGCGTTGAACCCATGATCAAATCGGCGGGCGTGGCCGATGAGGGTATTTTCCCACAGGAACCCGGCAAATTTACCTGGAACGTCGATAATTTCGGGCCGCTCTGGATTCCCGAAAGAGGAGCTACAGTGGCTATATCGACCGAGAATATTCGGTTGTACGAGCGCATTATATCTTTCTACGAAGGACATGATATGGAGGTCAAAGGTGAAAGCATCATCATCGATGGGCAAATCGCCGAATCGTACACCTTCGAAATGGACTATTATTGGATGATGGGGGATAACCGCCACAATTCGCTCGACTCGCGATTTTGGGGATTCGTGCCCGAAGATCATATCGTTGGTAAGGCAGCCTTCATTTGGATGAGCTACGACAAGTTCCAGAACGACTTTGGAGATCGCATCAGAACGGATCGCGTATTCACCATGGTCCACGGAAAGGGTCCACGGAAATCGCTCTTCCCATACTTCGTAGGAATACTCGTACTGTACTTCGGCTTCCGCTTCTATCAAAAGCGCCGTAAGAATGCCGCATAAACTGTTCAGTCTGGCTTATTTTCCGCCCATCTCGTATTGGGTGGCTTGGATGAAGCCCGGTACCAACTTCATTGACCTGGCCGAGAATTATCAAAAGCAGAGTTATCGCTCGCGCGCCTGTGTTGCTGATCCAAGCGGTAAAAAGAACCTCATTGTTCCGATCGAGCACCGATCGGGAGTTCGCCTTCAGACGGCTACGGCAGATTTGAGCTACTCCGAGAACTGGCCTCTGGTTCACTGGCGAACTTTGGAGTCGAGCTACCGCAGTTCTCCGTACTTCGAGTACTATGAGGATTCTTTAAAGGCCCTGTTCGGACGTCAATTCGAAACGCTGGCCGACCTTTGTATCGCCTCGTGTGAGTGGGTAGCCCAAGAACTGGAGTTCGACCTCGAATACGAGGTCTTGAACGAATTCCTTGAGGCGCAGGACGACGAGGTCGACTACCGAAAGCGAATTCACCCCAAACAGCCCACCTTGCTCAAGGCCGAAGAGTATATGCAAGTATTTGGCGATCGGCACAACTTCGTTCCAGACCTAAGTATTCTCGATCTCTTGTTCAATAAAGGACCCGGGAGTTATTCTTTTTTGCTCGAAAGCGAACTTCAGGGCGCTTAATTTGTCATCCTGCCGAGAGGCAGTAAATTTGACTTTCTACACAAAAAGCTATGGACATCGAATTCAATAAAAACGAAGATGCTTTGAAAATGCTGGTTTCGGACCTCGAACAGCACTTATCTCAGGTACGTCTTGGCGGCGGTAAAAAGAAGATCGAAAAGCAACATGCCCGGGGCAAGCTCACCGCCCGGGAGCGAATCGAATACCTGGTCGACGATAATAAACCCCGCGTTGAGATCGGTGCCTTTGCCGGTGACGGCATGTACGAAGAGTACGGCGGCTGCCCCAGTGGCGGAGTGGTTGTGGAGATCGCCTATGTGCGAGGCCGACAGTGCGTGGTGGTGGCCAACGACGCAACCGTTAAGGCCGGTGCCTGGTTCCCCATCACCGGAAAAAAGAACTTGCGCGCCCAAGAAATTGCAATGGAAAATCGCTTGCCTATCATCTACTTGGTGGATTCGGCCGGTGTGTTTCTGCCGATGCAAGACGAGATCTTCCCCGACAAGGAACACTTTGGTCGCATATTCCGCAACAACGCGGTCATGAGCAGTATGGGAATTCCGCAAATAGCAGCCATCATGGGTTCCTGTGTGGCAGGTGGTGCCTACCTGCCGATCATGAGCGACGAAGCCTTGATCGTGGACAAAACAGGGTCCATATTCTTAGCCGGCAGCTACCTGGTAAAGGCGGCCATTGGCGAGGACATCGACAACGAAACCCTCGGTGGGGCCACGACTCACTGTGAAATTTCGGGCGTTACGGACTATAAGAGCAAGGACGATAAGGACTGCCTCGACTCCATCAAGAACATCATGGACAAGATGGGCGATTCCGAAAAGGCGGGCTTTAACCGAACGGAGCCGAAGGATCCGGCAAAGCCCATGGACAACATCATGGGCATCCTGCCCGAGAAACGCGACAAGCAGTACGATATTCACGAGCTCATTGAGCACTTGATCGATGCGGACAGCTGGGAAGAGTATAAAGCCGGATACGGTCAAACCATCGTAACAGGCTATGCACGTATCGATGGCTGGGCCGTGGGAATCGTGGCGAATCAGCGCAAACTCGTGAAGAGTAAAAAAGGCGAAATGCAATTTGGCGGGGTCATCTACAACGACTCCGCCGATAAAGCTGCCCGCTTCGTGATGAACTGCAATCAAAAGAAGATCCCACTCGTATTCCTGCAAGACGTAACCGGATTCATGGTCGGTTCGCGCAGTGAACACGGTGGTATCATCAAGGACGGTGCTAAAATGGTGAACGCCATGAGCAATAGCGTGGTGCCCAAATTCACGGTGATCGTTGGAAACAGCTACGGTGCCGGGAATTACGCCATGTGCGGAAAGGCATATGATCCGCGTTTGATCGTGGGCTGGCCCACGGCAAATGTGGCGGTAATGGGCGGTTCGCAAGCGGCGAAGGTGCTCTTGCAGATCGAGAAGAGCCGTCTCAAAGCTCAAGGTGAGGAGATCACGGCCGAAAAAGAGAAGGAGCTGCTCGAGAAGATCGAAAAGCGGTACGAGAGTCAAACCAGTCCGTATTACGCTGCTTCGCGACTTTGGCTCGATGCGGTGATCGATCCGCGTCACACGCGAAAGGTTTTGAGCGTCGGCATTGAAATGGCGAATCACGCTCCGGCCGAAAAACAATACAACACGGGAGTGTTGCAGACCTAATATCGCTTAGCGGTTACTGTACCGAACTTCGCCCGATTTCCCTTTAAAGAACAGGAAGCCCTTGGAGCTTTGCACGTCAAAACCCTTCCAAGCGGTTCCGGCCAACACTTCTATGGTGCCGTGCACTTCTACTGCGCCACCCGGTTCTACCGTAATGCGCACGCCGTAGGCCATCCAGGTCTCACCCTTGAGGTGCAGCACGGCCCCATTCTTCACGACCAAATGGGTCAAGATCGACCGATCGGTCCAGTGTTGTTCGCCACGCACTTTTATTTTGGCCTCAACGGCCGGAAGCGGCATTTCCCACAAACCTCGACCAAACGTCGCGGCCCTCAACACCCGGGCATAGGGGTGCAACTCCAGTTCGCGCACTTCGGCGTGCGGTATGCCCCATTCCTGGGACCACGCACCGTTGAATCCTTCCTTTACGAATACTCCCGCACTCGTCCCGATGTAAATCCGCCCGCTGAGGGCGGGATCCGCTTCGATCTCCAATACCTTGCGATCCTGTAACATGGCATCGCCACGCGCGATTCCGGTCCAGTCCTCGTAGCGACTACCGTTGTAGTACAGTACCTTGGGGTTGGGATATCCTTCGAAGCCATTTTCCTGTCGACCAAAGGCGACCCAAAAGGCACGCGGATTAAACGGATCGGGCTCGATGTCGGCTATGGTTAGTTTTATGGGCTCGCCATTCTTGAACTCGGGGATCGAAGGAACTAAGCGCTCCCACTCAATATCCAGCGCCATTTCGTTCCGAGCGTCCCGCGTCCGCCAAATACCTTCGGTTCCGGAAATGCTGGTGAAATACAGCTCGTTCGGATCGTGTTCGTTCAAGTAGACCTCCCAGACCTCTGCGCCTTTGGGAGCCTCCTTGAGCATTTCCCATTCTTCACCGCGGTTCCAGGAGCGCATCACTCCTTTGGGTGCTGCTAAGTACAGTAGGTCTTCGTCTTTCAGGTCCACCGCAAAGTGAACTTTCCATTGGTACCCGGCCACATTGCGAGAGGGCGTGCGGAAGTCCGTTCGTCCATCCGGTTCCATATACCCGAATCCCGAGCTCGACGAGCAGTAAATCCCGATGGTGGAATCGGTAACCAGTGGAACCGATTTAAATCCATCACCAAAGAAGACCTGGCGCCATACTCCCTGATCATCGCGCCATACGTTTCCGGTGTCGAAACCACCGTAAGACACATGCGCCGGATGACTCATCGAAGACCCTATGTTGAACATATTCGACACTCCGATCCCCCGGGTGAGGTCTTCCCAAGTGTTCCCACCATCCCGCGAACGGTTGATTCCACCGTCTGTAGCGATGTATACGGCGTTTTCGTGCGGATCGAAGGTGATGTAGTGCAAATCGTCGTGATAAGCTTTAGGAAGGCCGGAAACAGTTATTCCACCATCTTCGCTTTTGTGGACCCGAAGTACATTTCCCCAATAAAGGGTCGAGGCATCCTTCGGATGAACAGCAATGCTCTGATGACGGCCATGACCCATTTGCTTTTGAGCACCCATGTCCTTGCCAAATTCGCGAATGAACGACCAGCGTTTGTCGATTAGATGAAAAGTGTAAAGCTCGGCATTGAATCGACGCGATCCATGCCCTTCGTTCGCGGTATAGGCCACATAAAGCAGATTGGGCGCATCGGCACTCATTCGAATCGTGAGCCACTTCTCTGGCAGGTCGTCGGTAATCACGGAAAAGTCTCGCGGAATTTCAATCTTATTAAAATGCGTTCCGCTATCGGTGGACATCCACAATTCACGGCCCGAGGCAAGGACCGTTCTTCCTCTCGACTCAGGCTGAAAGCATAAATCTTGAAAAGCCCCACCCGCTAGTTTGCGCCATCTCACCTCTGCGGTCGGAGCCAAAGCATTCTCAGTTAAGAAAAGTCCTTCCGTTGTAGCAGCCCACAGCCGATTGCCATTTTTCGGTTCAACGAGCAGCTTGCGTATACGTACCACATTCCAAGGCTTATTCAGTTCCGTTACCGGCAATGATTCGTCCACTCCATTGATCCACTCCCAGGTTTTCCCGGCATCCTTGGTTCGGGCCACTCCAATGGAAAAAGTAAAGTCCGCGTCCCCATCTCCACTGGCGATGAACCAAGTATCCGAAGACTCAGGTGCTACTTGAATGTGCGACACTCCTGGTACAAAAAGGTGATCCGTGCCTCCAACACGCCAACTCTCCCCCTTATCATCCGATACAAATAATCCACCCGTAGGAGAACCCGTAAAGATCCGGTTGGGAAGTCGCTCATCGAACTCAATGAAAATGAGCCTGCCTGTTCCTTTGATTCGCGTATAGGAATAGTCGGTTAAATTGGAATTCTCGGGGGATTCGGTCGGGCCCAATTCTCGCCACTTACCGTAGGTAAGGGTTTCGGGCTGTGCCCAGGAAAAAAAGGGGAAACTTAAAAGAAGTAGAATCAAATGCCTCATAATTCGTTAACGCAGAATTCGGCTATTCGTTTTGCCCTAAAACAAGAAGAGCCGGGCGTACCCGACTCTCCAATGAAACAGAAACACTTAACACTTAAATCGTCGATTTAATGGTCAGTTTGATCGGAACCGTCAAGGCACCATCGGTGTCTTCGAAGGTTACGATGTATAGACCGGGCGTCCATTGCTGAGGAATCTTAAATCGAAACTCCAATGAAGGACCAACCGGAATCTGGCCGACCAAAGCACCAATCGTATTGTAAATAGAAATGGTACCGCCCTTTAGGGCAATATCATCGCCAAAATGAAAGACAACTTCGTCAACCGCGGGATTCGGGTATGCTTCGAGCGATTTATCACCTCCTTCCGCTTGTACAGCGAAAGATCCGATAAATAACGCCAAAACAAAGAGTACTTTTTTCAACATAAAATTTACTTTACAAAAGTGTATTCTCCCATCAGTTAGTCCAAATATCGCATTTATTCGTCTTTTTGACAAATCATCTTAACATAAATTTCATTTAGCCTACGCTCCGCGCCAATTGCGGATTACGGTACCTTTGCCCCCATGTCTACCCTCTCGCTGCGACAACATATCGGGCTAAATTTCAAGCTAGCGTACCCCGTTATGCTCTCACAATTGGGGCATATCATGGTCGGAGTAGCCGATTCCGTCATGGTTGGTAGGCTCGGTACCGAACCCCTGGCGGCAGCCGCATTCGGAAACAGCATTTGGGTGGTCATATTCGTCATCGGATACGGAATATCACAAGCCGTAACCCCAATCGTAGCAAGGGTTCACGCCGAGAAGAAATACCGAATGATCGGTTCCATGCTTCGACACACATTGGCACTTAACCTCATGGTAACGGTGGTCTTGGGCGGACTCATGTTCGCGGCTTGGCCCTTCCTCGATCGGCTCGATCAAGAGCCCGCAGTCATGACCCTCTCCTACCCATATCTCAGCATCATCACCTGGTCATTCCTACCCCTCATGATCTTCCAGGGTTTTCGGCAATTCATGGAGGGCCTTTCCCACACCTTCGAGCCGATGCTGATCTCGTTGTCCGCCAACTTCCTGAACATCGGTCTTAACTGGCTCTTGATCTACGGAAATTGGGGGTTTAAGGCCTACGGCCTGAATGGCGCCGGTATTGCTACGCTCATCAGTCGAACACTCATGGTCGTCGGAATCGGTTATTACCTCTGGCGCTCCGGACTTTTTCGACCATTTCGCCCCTATTTCTTCGCCATGCCCTGGCGGCGCGATTTCTTTGGTAAATTACTCCAACTCGGTATTCCAACCTCGGTGCAAATGCTTTTCGAAGTAGGTGCCTTCGTCATCGCCGCCATTTGGATCGGCCAAATTTCCGCCGAAGCCTTGGCAGCACATCAAATCGCCCTGAACCTCGCTTCCATTAGCTTTATGCTCGCGAGTGGTTTGGGTGCGGCAGCTACCATTCGCGTAGGTAATCAACGTGGTTTAAAAGATCGGGATAACCTTCGAATGGCGGCATTTTCGGCCATTCTGCTTTCTCTGGTGTTCATGGGAGTGGCCGGAATCCTTTTCTCAACCCAAGGAGAAACTTTGGCGCATTTATATATCGATGAAGGTCACGTTATTAACGCGGCCGCTGCCCTTCTTTTGATCGCCGCTATTTTTCAACTGTCCGATGGAACACAGGTCGTGGCTCTCGGCGCTTTACGCGGTCTCGAAGATGTCCGAATTCCAACGGTAATAACGCTATTTGCCTATTGGATCATCGGAATCCCTTTGGGTTATTACATGGCATTTTACTTGGACTTTAACGAGCGCGGTATATGGTATGGGCTGGCGGTTGGATTAACCATTTCGGCCATTCTGTTACTCGCCAGATTTCAGTGGCTAAGTAAAAAGATCAAACTATGATCAACGAATCAACGAGAAATAACCGACTTCCCGATGCGCCGCCCCATCTATATCTAGTACCTTGACCTCCCACAGGTAGGTGTCTTGCGGTGCCGGCATATCCTTTTTCGCATCTTCACCGTTCCAACCTTCGCCCACAACTTCGGAGTAAAAGATTCGATCACCCCATCGGCTATATACTGAGAACTGATACTCTATTTCCCCAAATACCTTTGGAGCAAAATACTCATTAAGCCCATCCCCATTGGGCGTGAACACATTTGGAACGTACAGCAAGTACTCGGGTTTTACCACAACTGTTCTGTAGGTAGTATCAGTACAACCGTACTCATTCCCCACTACCTGACGAACCGTATACGTACCATCTTCCAAATAGCGGTGATCGAAAAAGGGTGCCGTGTACGAGGTTGAATCACCCATATCGAAAGTAGTCCAATAGGCTCCCGTACTTATATCGTGCACTGACACCACTGGTTCAAAGAACGACGTTACCTCAGGATCAACATAAAATCCGGCAGTCGGGCTCGGCTCTACGACGATCATTTGCTCTACGGCCACCCGGTGAGTATCTACGCAACCTTCCAATACCTCAATGGTCAAAGTGACATCGTAAGTACCCGGTAAACTGTACGTATGGGTTGGGCTATCCTGAGTACTGGCTTGACCGTCGCCGAATTCCCACAGGTAGTTTATGTTCACCCACGTGTTCGTCTCGTCCGCGAATTCCACCGTAAAGGGTGCACAACCCGTCAACGTATCCGTATCAAAGGAAGGTTCTACTTCGGGGAAGATTCGAACCGTATCGGTGAACGAGGTCGCACAGCTATTCTCACTGACCGTCAGTGTAACTGGGTAAATTCCGTCATCGGTGTAGACCTTGGTCGGGTTCATTTGCTGGCTTGCTGTTCCATCCCCGAAATCCCAATCGTATTGTGCGTCCGGGGTATGTTGACTCAAAACGGTAAAATCCATAAAGTTTCCGTCGATACAATCATCCCCACTAATACTGAAGTCGACCGGTATTCCGTCCGAGATCTGTACCTGAGTGGTAATGGTATCGGCACATTGAAATCCGGGATTCGCGATCAGTGTTACAGTGTAGGTACCGGTGTCCGAGTAAGTCCAAGTCGGATTGGCAAAGGAGCTCGTATCGGCATTCGTATTCGGATCTCCGAAATCCCATTGATAGTACGTCGTAAACAAGCTCTGATTTTGAAAACTAAAGGTGGTCCCCGTACAGAACTGAGATTGAGGTGCTATACCCGCTTGAGTAGCGCTCAAGCAGATTGCGGTATTGAATTGAAAATCGCGCCTATTCTCGGTCAGTAACGTTCCATTACGATACTCTTTGGCCACTACCGTTACTACATACTGCCCCAACATTGTGGGAGACCCTACAAGAAGGCCGGAGTTTGGATCTAAATTAAAGGCCGGATTCGCATCAATTGGATACGTGATCGTATAGCCCGGATTCCAAAGCACATTGGGAAAAGGCGGAGGTTGAGGAGGTAGAGGCAAGGGGTTATTTTGAGAGCCGCCACTGTATGGAGTGGCGAATCGGTAGAATAGCGAATCCCCGTCCAAATCGGTCGCACTGTGATCGAAGACCAAGGTATCGTTTGTACAAAGCACAATGGGAGGGAAATTGGAGAAGTACGCAGAATTATTGCAATGGTATGGAGGCCCGGGAATATGCGTCGTATACGTGGCTCCCTGCTCCTCGGGCTGAAAAATATTGTTGATACTCGCATTGCGGCAGCACCGTTGATATACCAAGGTATATCCACCGGGAGTTGGCGGAAGATTAACCACTTCGGTATAGATCCCTTCCTCTACACACACATTGGGTGGGCTGGTAAGACAGGGGTTATTAATGTATGGAAGTACTAGAGTAATGGACGGATTGGGCATTTGCACCTGAGTGGCAAATGTTCCGCTAGTATCGTAAATGGTTACAGTAGCCGGATTGTCAAAGGGCGCTCCTTGCGAATTGCAATCGCGATAAACCTTTAAAGTAATAATGTAGTCGTCGTTACCGATGCACTCGTAATAGAGCTCTCCACCCACGATATGCCATGCACTCGCTCCAGCCGGAACGAGAAGCATCAAAATGAGTGAGTAGAGATAGAGCTTCTTCATACCAAAATTGACGGACTAGGGAGAAAAGTCGTTGGGGCGATATTCAACAACGCACCATCCTCTGTTTAACTAATGTACAATAATCTCCTGTGAATCAGAAGAATCGCCAATAGAGTACCTGAGCATATCTACCCGCACTCAGGCCTTCAAGCGGAATTTCAATCTCATGATGACCGGGCAAGAACGATCCCGCGCGCCCTTCCGCAACGATGCGGTCGCTTAAATCGACCACCTCCCAAGCAACAGCTCCTAGGGTATTGAGTTCAAAAGCCAAATGAGTACGGCCTGCGGCCGGATTTGGATATATGCGTGTCTGTAGATCCGCACGTTCCTCCAAACCGATAATCTTGGTCCCTTTCATGAATATCTTATCGAACGAGATATCGAACGAGATTATGTTGTCGTCATCACTATCGTGAACGAAGGCCACTCGAACGGTATTCCCTTGATATGCAGCCAAAGAAACAGAGTGCGGTTGAAGCACGCATTTCCAGTCGCTTGAATCACCGTCCAACTCCAAGTACGTACCGTCGAAACCGTGCACGAAACCATCGCTGTAGCTATTATTGTTAAAAGCGGCGATAGGGCTAGTGGTCGTCGGATTCGGATTGGGGCCGATCCATTGAGCCGCTCTGAACAAAGTATCCGTGAAATCCTCCGGAGCACTTCCCGTTGTGCTCACGACCACTGAATAACCATCTAAGTAAATTGGTGCATATCGACTGGCCGAATACCACGACAACTCGGTAAAATTATCCGGCAAATAAAAACCAGGTGATATTAAATAATTCCGGTTTCCCGGTAAAAAGCCCTGAAGCCAACTCGTCGATGCTATGACCGTATTTTGGGTATCCACGTTTGCAATACCCGGCCCTAGGTACCAGTTGTCGGGACGCCCGTTTGCGGCCGGAATACTATCCAGGCTGTAGTTCTGCCATACTGTAATGTCTGCCGTATCCTGAGTTTCGACGAAGTTCGACGGCAGACTATCTAATTCGAAATCGAGGTAGAAGATCGTATCGTTCTGACCTATCGCAACCATGGCGATTCCACAAAAGCAAAAACTGAGTAGGGTTCGTTTCATGCCTACAATTTAAGAAGACATTCTGAACGGAATGATTTTGAGGGTGTTAAATACTATTCCCTTACAAAAGAAACATACGACTG carries:
- a CDS encoding choice-of-anchor J domain-containing protein; the encoded protein is MKRTLLSFCFCGIAMVAIGQNDTIFYLDFELDSLPSNFVETQDTADITVWQNYSLDSIPAANGRPDNWYLGPGIANVDTQNTVIASTSWLQGFLPGNRNYLISPGFYLPDNFTELSWYSASRYAPIYLDGYSVVVSTTGSAPEDFTDTLFRAAQWIGPNPNPTTTSPIAAFNNNSYSDGFVHGFDGTYLELDGDSSDWKCVLQPHSVSLAAYQGNTVRVAFVHDSDDDNIISFDISFDKIFMKGTKIIGLEERADLQTRIYPNPAAGRTHLAFELNTLGAVAWEVVDLSDRIVAEGRAGSFLPGHHEIEIPLEGLSAGRYAQVLYWRFF